ACGCCCAGCAGGGAGAAGGCCTCTCCGAGCGGGAAGTCGCCCAGCGGGAGCTCACCCGGGCCGGGCCGCTGGCACACGATGGGCCCCTGCACCCCGTGGAACCTCAGCGACCTGCCGGGAGGAGGCAGGGGCACCTCGTACAGGATGTTGTGGATGTAGCTCTCcagagggaggggcggggccgTGTGCGACGTCACCGCCTGGTGCAGCTGGGACAGGAACTGGCGAGCGGCCTGAAGGAAGGGGAGCGGCGTGAGGAGGCAGAGGGCTTTGGACACGTACAGGGTGTCCCGCGCCGAGTCGAAGGAGCCCGCGCAGCCGAGGCAGGCGGACAGCCCGGCCAGGGACTCGGCGTCTGACTCGTCCAAGCTGCTCACGAGCGAGTCCATGCTGGAGGTGGAGGGCGAGGAGGCAGACGacgtggaggaagagggagaggaggccgaCGAGGAAGAGTGGTGCTCCACATGGTGCATCTGGTAGAGCGTCTGCATGGCGGTGGTGATCTGAGCGCTCGTCACCTCCTCGTAGAAGGTGTGGACAAAGCCGTAGGAGCGCGTGCCATCGTCAGTAGCAACAGTGAAGGAGTGGAACTGGGGCTCAAGGCTGTCGGCCTGTGTGCGGAAGGCCAAACCCCTCGGCATGCAAAGCttaggagagagggatgaggaaagaggaggagcgaTGGAAAAAGTGTGGGAGAGGGTTGAgaatagagaggcagagggagaaacaaaTTGTTAAACACTAACCCTtctgatactgatactgtgCATAAGTGGGTTTTGTAATCATTGCAACATAACATTTGAAAATGGGGTTTGTATAATATCATCATCATTGACACATTTTACTGACACAATGACATTAAGTACTTTAGGTACTTTAGTGTCTCTGGGAGGCTGTTCACAGCAAATTTTGATATGATGTCCATTTTACTTGATTAAATTGAATTTGATTCTGTTAACAATTCTTTTGGGACTAAAACATCATATTGACCTGCTTATccaacagacaacaaaacaaacaaaacaaacatgaaaatgttctgTGTATTTGGACAAAACAGAGTTTGTATTCTGTGGGGAACAGAGAACAAGCAAAGACACAGTGGAGTAGCGCGGGCTCTTAGTGCACATTTTTCATGAGCTGAATTTGTTATCTTGTTGTTCTGTTTGTCCTCTCAGTTGTAACATTATTCATGTGGACTGGTTGGAAGAATTACAAAACATTTGCCCTCAAAACAGGGCAAATCTCGCCCATCTTTATCATTGAATAAACAATTGTGAGAGAAAATGGCCAACGCTAAAAGAGATCCTTTGTATACAATCCAGTATCTCACCATGTTGACAGCATCTTTATTGAAGGGGTTCCTGTCTGTGCTTTCAGGATAGTGGACCAGGACCTTTGACTTAAAGGACCTTCGAATGGGGCTCTGCTCAAAGCCCTcacctgggagagagacagagataaagacagagacagagagagagagagaaagttatgacaCAGCCGTATGAGTGCAGAGAGATAGATGACCTTCATCGCTGCAGAGGCAGAATTCATAAGGAGCGGACACAATAGAGGACGCTAAAGAACGAGGACGGTCATGTACTTTGAGTCCTGCAAAAGCACAGACAGCACAACCTTGTCTGACACCggctaaaaaaaacactcctcTATTGTCAACAGCAAGACAGAGGTTAGACAGTAGGGGCCATTCTGCAGCAAAGAGGGGGAAACCCTGCCAAGACTTATGTAACTCAACTCATTACCATAGAGATAGACTGGAGAAGCCGGTACAACACCCCACATCCCCGTCACTCTGCAGTAGGAACCTCTTTTCACTTCTAGGACGCACATAGAACAAACATACTGACATAAAAGAAACTGATTCGTTATACATCAGGGAGGCTCTGGAGAAAGGATGAGAGATTTCTATATTAGAGTTACACAAATGGGTTGAATTTGCATTACctgcaaaaaagaaaatctattATGCATTCCTACATTCACAACGCATACATTTGATGCATTGCCCTGTCTGGCTGAagtctctcctctgtcacactctctGCACCTTGTGTCAGCTTCCGGCTCCAGTTACATAAAGAGTGGCGTTTGTGTGTGAGTACCTGGGTGCAtggagaggagctgctgaatAAGAGAGAGCGactaagagggagagaaagaaagtgtgtgtgtgattgtgtgagtcagtgagtgagtgactcactGAGAGCCTGAGTAATGAGTGAGGCACTCTCATTCTTCCAGTTTCTAAGGGGATGCCCTTGTACTCTTGACTGAATTCCTTGTTTAATTAATAGATTCTCAAAGTTCAATAGGTGTAACTGACATCACTGCATtgcaagaacaaaaacaactgcGAAAGGCAAACGACTGTCAGCTTTGACGCATTTATTAAGCAGCATCCACCTGCCTCCGAGATGACGCACAAGAACCTGCGAAAGGAAACGGCGCCGTAGGCAGAGCGAGAaggatccacacacacagttaaattGAGTCAGACTAgcaggtgggagagaggagctAATGCATTACTATGACGAGAGGGGGAGGCAATGTTCTTTGCCAAGGATACGCATTAGCGTTGGTGTGGAGAGGACTAACAGGGAAACAAACAGGGAGCAACAACAACCTGCACCCTCTCCGATTCCTAACTGGCATGACATCCAGAGATCATGTTGTCACAGCGAAGTTGAGAGTTGAGGCGCTGATATCCTTGGAGGGCTAAATGATGAaaaaatgggagagagggagagagaatgagagcgagagacaaagagagagagacagagagagagagagagaatccagcCTCACAGAAAGACATCTAGTTGCCATGGTAGCATTTCCGCTGTGGCGCTGTGGCCTTGAAGATAGCCGTCAAGACGGAGCTCGTCAGCAGTTACATCATCCTGACTGTCACCACTTGACCCAATTGAGACCCACACTCCTCCTGACACAACTTCCCACCCTAGGGATCACACAACCCCAAAACTCACTCaaatgcagtctctctctctctccctctctctctctctctctgagctaaCAGAATAGAtgaagagggaggtggagggtggTTTGTTTCGGTCTTCAAATGAAAGCTTAAATGGTTGTTCCAGTTAGGCTGTAATTATCATACTGTTGCCTCCTCCTACtgcttacacacaaacacacacacacacacacacacacacacacacaaaaccattgCCCTACGAGCTGGGGTACCCTTCACATACATCATCAGTTCTTGAAAGTCATTATCATTGTCACTGTAATATCAATATTATGCATGTTGTTGGtggacaaagacaaaaaagggTTTAATATTCGTTCCACGGCTGAGAGATTCATCACAGAGATTAATGCGTCCCAAATGGTCTCCCATCAAGACAGGAAGGCTTCATCAGGGATGATTGAACAGACATAAAGGTAGACATCTGTCATACTCACCAACTCAATTACCCCCACCAGCTCATTCATCACATCATTAGATGAGTAGATGAGAAAGGGAGATATAAAAAAGTGGATTAAAATGACAGCAAATGCCAACTGGGCCTTCAGTTAAGAagagtttttcatttttggctcAAACAACTGAAAGCCCCGTGTCTTCGCATTCGAAATTTGACCGTTCACTGAAGGTGAGTCATAAAACTAAATGACAAAATGTGCCTTTCATCTCAGCCTGAGACATGATGCTGCCTCATATGCTTAGAATAAAGGATGAAAGTATGTGCTGTGTAGCTGAGACTGAAAATAGGATAACTCAGGCTGGATATTCTGCTtacaaaggaaaccaaagataACTGCAAAATCTAATGGGATGCATGCTTGACTTAAATACCACTTGTCTCTCCAATCAGTTCACTACTAAGAAGCAGATCTCAAACGGCTAGTGTGATCCTGCCCTCCACTGATGTCATCCCCTGTGACAGTCATCTGCCCCGGGCCGGAGCTGCAGCCACGGCAATTCAGCATTCCAACAGGGAACGTCATGTGAAATTTGATTAGGCTGCAGAAAACACAGTGGCATCTATTGAGAAGCCAACAAGAGCAGATTGTCCCTCGGCAGGCATTcactaattacacacacacacagacagacaggaacacacacatctaaCAATTTGCTCAAACGTATAGGCTAAGGCTGCTGTACATGAAAGAATAAACATCCCTCGATAGATTTTTAGCTGGTGAAATAGAtagaaaacaaagacacaaacacacacacacaaatcccttgAAAGGAGCAACCCCCCGCTGCAGTGGATGGGATATGAGATGACCTGCTGTTACATAAGCAGATTGGTGGAGCTCAGATCTACTAGCCAGCGGTGCTGCCACTCGCCGCAGGGAGCCAGCCATCACTGACCTCACTGGTCAGTTACAACACTAAATAATCCATCTGGAATTGTAGCATGCAATAAAGTgatactgtgtgtttgttcccTTCAACATATGATATGCGCCTCATCCCACAGATACTTGTTTTTCTTGTCCCACTTAATACTTCACTTTTATCCAAAAGCATTGTTGTGGCTGAAAAAAGTCAGCTGTTTTACCAAGGCTGGGTCTGGTTTTAGAGCCATCTTCTCCCCGAGGAGCTGCTCTACATAAGCAGACATTCTGCTACCAAGAATACAGGGAGAATACAGGGTGTGACTATTGTTCCAGCCCCGTGATTCAAACCTGAAGCTGGCACTGTAAAGGTTTTAGTATTCAGGTGTTTGCAGCACACTCGTGTGgtgctttctcctctcttacacacacaaagagccaggcacacacagcagaacacgTGCGGACCTCACAGGGGGCTTCTGGGTGAATCTCCCTCTTAATCCCAGAGTCAACAACTTCAAGAAAGCAATGGGACCTAATATCTCTATTTCTAGCAGCGCATCAGACAGAGACATTAAGATATCCATAGTGTCAATGGTAACAATCCACCATGAGCACTTAACACAAGGCCACATCACTGTGGCTGTCATCACCGTGGCAACTCAAAACCACCACCATCCACTTGCCTTCAACCTCCTTCACTGCTTTTGGTTGAGAAGAATGGGTTTGTGTGATTTGAGTGTGAAGTCGTTTTGTTTGGCATGGTGAAATATACGGCCATATGGGTCCAGGAAGATGACAAGAGAACTGTTCAGGGAGGCTGTAACTAGTCACCAAAGAGATTATCACTGCTTTTTGAGTCACATAACTGTAATCTGggaggtctcacacacacacacacacacacacacacacacacacacacacagtcctagGTTAACAGCGGTCCACAGAGGATATACTGCTTTGCAGCTCCATCTGTGTTACAGCATCAGTGGGCAGCACAGGATATTGTTGTCCTCTGCTCAACCCTTCTCTTCTCTATTCTGTCCCCAGGTGTAGTGGATGACTAGCAGAAACCAATAAAGCTGTATTCTCTGTAGGCTTATTACACTGCCTTGAGTATCTGTCAAAACATACTGAGCAGGATGGGAGTAGGTGCAATCGTGTATTTTCCATTAATCCACCCATaggtgtttaaaaaaacaatgtagGACAAGATATGCGGCAATAACAGGCTGTcctaatgttgttttttttaataaggaGACAATGGTCACTTCGCTGAAATACCTCAGTTCAACAAAAACAAGACGTTGCACGACCATCATCCTCTGGGGTTTCTCATttactctctttctgtccccaTATGTAAAATACATGTCATCATCAACACAATTGTTTAGACATGGGGTACGTttcaaaatacatcaaatttgccaaaaaaaattgtttgtacATGCAGATGACATTCATTTAAAATCTAGTGCTTGCAGATATATGGTGTCAACAGCGCTTTGGAAGAGGAATGTATCGTCCAAAACACATTCTGGTGAATGTCATCTACAcgtataaatacatttctgggcCAATGTTTTGTATAATTTGACACGTGTCATTAAACATATCgtgatgtgttttttctgcAGTATATATTTGTTAATTTCAGATTTATTGTCAAACCCACCTGCTAAATCGTCGGGTTCGAGGCCCGTCTCCGTATCCACtccacacacaacaaaataGTGGGCGAAACGGCAAGAAGCCGATCCTGTGGCCGCAGCGGTCCCGTTCATCCTCGATGTTATTTGGTGTGAGCTCCGTTTACTTCTACTTAATGTTGTCGATGGTCATAGTGGATGCGTCTGATCCTAAATATTTCTGACCCTCGTCCTTTTCTTATCCTTGCGATGACTCGCTCGCCTGCCTGCTGCACTTGCGCTGCTCAGCGGTCCGACTCTGATGCGCCGTGGATCTGATGTTGGTCACCTCGTTTGttcagagggggaggaggctgtAGGcccgggagagagggagggggggggagagagagagagagagagagagagagagagagagagagagagagagagagagaaagagagagagagagagtgagagagagagagagagagagagagagagagagagagagatgcacagacaaagacacatcATCAGTGGTAAAACACACTGGGTTTCATTAAAGTGGGGGACGTCGCAATGATTCATTACCTGCGACCAAATGGACAAAGTCACGATTTGTGAAAATTAAGATGTCATAGTGAATAGTCAGGCCTAGTTGATTTTTATCTAATTTTACATCTAAATCAGAAAAGGTATCTTGTAGATCATCACAGATCTTTTTTAATTAGATGAAATTTAGGCTATAAAGTCAAACGGCATTTCCCTGTACTGTAGGACTAGGCCTTGTTGTCACAAATTCTGTGAACGATTCTTATGAATCAAGAGAAGTGAAGACAAAACAATTCAGAGAATTGAAGACGTTATCTGAAATAATAGGATATAGGGTATTTATTGAACCATTCAAGCAGACATAATAAACGTATCCCCCATTTGATAGGCAAAATGCTGACTAACTTCATCAAAATAAATAGGATTATCTAGGTCACAAGAAAATCAGCCTCCTGCTGTATCTGTTCTGGTAAACCAAATGCCTGAGAGATTGGATTTGGGTCAAGTGTCAGTGTTCAAAATCAGTGTTCAAACATGAAAATTGTGCAGCATTTCGATACACCTGGACTGGCTCATGCCATAAAACgcttacattaaaaaaaaatcatatccaaAGACAGTCATCACATTTTACATGCAAGTAAGAGGTATGCAGCCCCCGCACCCCATCCCTTTCTGTAAATAATCTACAGTGTAACAAGTCAGCAGATGGGTCCACAGCTCCAGTCCTCCAGCTAGGCAACATGTGGCTCCGTCATTCACGGTCTGTCTTATGACATCAAGTTAGCGGCTTAGAGAAGCCTGGCATGTAACACTCGATCACTGCTGTCCTTAAACGACAATTCTACGCATTCAAAACATCTTCACATATGGTAAATAAATGTAGGGCAAGCCCAGGCGTCCCTATTTCCACAGCAACTTCCTCGAACAACGATgcatttatttggatttttgATAGCAAAGTTTTCAAAtgaaacacacaaatgaaagATTTCGCTTTCATTAACGTGATACAGACCATGACCATGGAATCCAACACGTTTCTGGCAGGGTAAGGGTTAAAATTTCCAACACAAAGTGGCCTACTAGGACTAGGGCTGTACATCCATTCACTGGTGTCTCCAAGGCATTCTAGGGTGTGCAGTGAGAAACCTCTTCTCTCCAGCTATATGCCTCTCTGAATAGTTCACCATACAGGGGTAGTAAATTGGGTCATGTTGCTCAGGTCACACCAACACATTCTCTGAAAAGTTTTGGCAGTGGGTTTGGGTTCAGAAATTTCACCTGGAACGTGACGTCGTCAGAGAAAACAGGTGAGGTTCTCAGAAGAAAGGGCACTGTGGAACTCTGCAGGAGAACCGTCTCTTTCAACGAGACTGCAAACTCCCGGGGACAGGAAAAAACAGTGGGAGGCGGCCTGTACACAAGAACTCTTTATTGAATGGCTTCTTCctgctcccctcctcccaccactTTGCTCATTGATCAATTGTAGTCGAGACAGCTGGAAAACATCAGGCAAATGGGGTTGGTGAGGTGGAATAGGCCATTTAGTGATGTATAATAATGTGGATCTGGGGAACATTATTGTAGGTGGAAATAGGATTCTGGAAGTGCAAGCTGAGGATCCACTGGAGGCCTGAATGGGTCTACACAGCCTGCTCCTGTTTACGGTTGTTGTTGACAGATCTAGGGTTTAGATGGAAGGGTGTTAGGTTGATGGCTTTGGCAAAGGTTGTAGAAGCAAAGGCTGAGCATTGATAGAGTGCCGAGAGGGAGGTCTACGTCAGGATACGGGCCACCTGGGCCTGAACCTCCCCATCAGGGTGTGAAAGCAGCTGGACCAGTCTGCTGTGGAGCTGGGAAGACTCATCTAACAGAACCCGGAAGAGGCAATCCTGCTTCCACCTCAGCTCGTCAGCCACCTGGGCAGAGGGCCTCCAGGCCTTTAAGTTCCCTGCAAACGTCAGCAGTCGCAGAAGCACTGCAGGGGCGGTCCGCACGTCGAACAGCAGCACAACAGAAGCTGGTGCCTGAGGCAAAAGCACATAGAGAACAGGATTAAAATAAGGATTTATAATGACCATGGGCTTCTATATGCATCATTAAAAATAACGACTAGTATTTGAGAGTTATATAGAGTAGAGGTGCCTTTGAGTCTTTCTGAACTTCTGTAGTTAATCATTTCTATTGCTATGCTATTGCTAAGCAAAAGGTCTTAGAAGTAAAAAGTAATGACCCTGCTCACACCAGAGATAAGCTCCTGCCCTATGGGTATTTCTGCCGTGATGAAGGCTTACTTATATCTCCTATATTCAATTACCAAAAATGATTGCTCCATATACGCATAATCATGTTACCAATTTAGTTAATCTCACCTGGGCTTGAACAATGTCGTCCATCATATCTGGATTAGATGATAAATTCACAAGGACTTTCAAAGCCTGAACCTGAAAGAAAAATATTGGAAGAACTTCACATACAGTTTCTTTTCACAGCCTTTTCTGTCTTCCAACTAGTGCTGGTATGCATTAAGTGTCTCAGAATGGTAGTGACACATTACAGATCATGATATATGAAAAGTTCAATGGGACTATGATACTCTTGAAGAAGAACAATTTAGAGAATATTGACACAGGTGCAACCCCAAAAGGATGCAGAGGGCAGGATCCTACTGACCTGTAATGCTTCATTGCTCACAATGAGCAAAGAGAGTAAAAGTGTGATTGATCCCTTCAGCAAGTGTTGATGCTTGTCTGTGACTGAGAGGTTTGTTAACAGCCTGAGAGCACCAAGCTGGAGGTCAGAATTCACTGGTGACATCTCAATCAGCTCCAGTACTTGTGGCACATAAACCTATGAAGGCAAGATACAATATTTAAGAGAGCCTGTCTTCTCCAAAATCATCACTTAAGACAGATGTGAATACATAAAAGAAAAGGTAGAGTAGAAGGATGCTACAGTATTCAGACTCTACAATAGACTAAATGGCATTTGTTGTGCAGTAAATATGACAACATACCTTTAGCTGTTCCTGGTTTTGGAGGTTCATGCTCAGATTATTCAAAGCATTCAGAGTCTGCACTCTAACTTCTGCCACAGGATCCGAAAGGAAGCCAGCTATGACATGAAGGCCTTCAAATTCCCGTATGAGATCCTGAAGGATCAGTGGAGCAGAAAAATGCAGAAAGATGGAATTACAC
This Centroberyx gerrardi isolate f3 unplaced genomic scaffold, fCenGer3.hap1.cur.20231027 Scaffold_173, whole genome shotgun sequence DNA region includes the following protein-coding sequences:
- the LOC144538431 gene encoding armadillo repeat-containing protein 10-like, translating into MGDGSVTPKLGNMKALLGIVAGAGASYGIYKLISGGSFKRNKKSATSESRGVKGSQPGEVTLQPGSLLAKVSGLNVVCTRGVDTQTVDVASGDIISKSPGSLEPQHLKMLLSCLQTNSNPSDRCRILVTLGNAAAFTVNQDLIREFEGLHVIAGFLSDPVAEVRVQTLNALNNLSMNLQNQEQLKVYVPQVLELIEMSPVNSDLQLGALRLLTNLSVTDKHQHLLKGSITLLLSLLIVSNEALQVQALKVLVNLSSNPDMMDDIVQAQAPASVVLLFDVRTAPAVLLRLLTFAGNLKAWRPSAQVADELRWKQDCLFRVLLDESSQLHSRLVQLLSHPDGEVQAQVARILT